The following proteins are encoded in a genomic region of Saccharopolyspora antimicrobica:
- a CDS encoding TnsA-like heteromeric transposase endonuclease subunit, with amino-acid sequence MAFVGADGSAQSAPLSSCWTVPFETVSPVRKFSSYRGKRSFSGLWWSSTTADHVGFESWMERDHVMALDFDASVVGFSSQPFRLSWDDGKRNRSHVPDYFARLRDGTGVVVDVRADDSIKPDDEAAFAATEQACASVGWTFRRVGELDSVWASNVRWLAGYRHPRCLHAGRATDLRQAFRTPTPLLDGVLRVGDPIAVLPTLFHLLWARSLEVDLQSSPLSASSLVWCRGGDKR; translated from the coding sequence ATGGCGTTCGTTGGCGCGGACGGGTCTGCGCAGTCCGCGCCCCTCTCGTCGTGCTGGACGGTGCCGTTCGAGACGGTGTCGCCTGTACGGAAGTTCTCTTCGTACCGCGGGAAACGGAGCTTCTCCGGGCTTTGGTGGTCCTCAACGACGGCTGATCACGTGGGCTTCGAGTCATGGATGGAACGAGACCACGTGATGGCACTGGACTTCGATGCCTCCGTTGTGGGGTTCTCCTCGCAGCCGTTCCGGTTGTCCTGGGACGATGGCAAGAGGAATCGCTCGCACGTCCCGGACTACTTCGCTCGCCTTCGCGATGGCACAGGTGTCGTGGTCGATGTCCGCGCCGATGACTCGATCAAGCCTGACGATGAGGCCGCTTTCGCTGCTACCGAACAGGCTTGTGCCTCTGTCGGCTGGACGTTTCGCCGGGTCGGTGAACTGGACAGCGTGTGGGCTTCCAACGTGCGGTGGCTCGCCGGGTACCGGCATCCTCGCTGTCTGCACGCTGGTCGAGCGACGGACCTTCGACAGGCGTTTCGCACTCCGACTCCTTTGCTTGATGGGGTACTTCGAGTCGGAGATCCGATCGCTGTTCTGCCGACGTTGTTCCACTTGCTGTGGGCACGTTCGCTGGAGGTTGATTTGCAGTCCTCTCCCCTGTCCGCGTCTTCGTTGGTGTGGTGCCGTGGTGGTGATAAGAGGTGA
- a CDS encoding Mu transposase C-terminal domain-containing protein, with translation MTGSTVRLADVVGETSVVPLAVLLADPGFALMSPSRRGAAPLPPAGLLDGVPEAVAEEAQWWERHIVEVLTGLPPEHEPTVNASAEYDPARRSLRQRELAKVAELTAAGHKVSFSKVKRLRLAYEKEGLWGLVDQRTARPSRPAGRADERVVEAIRRAIAEEADRSTGTVVRLRRRVEQILVEVHGDGAPPLPAHATFYRLVKRLSQGKHTFGSAKTRRSLAKQPDRLFGSVMAYRPGEWMQIDSTTIDVRVVLDNGLVDRAELTWIVDLATRTISAAVLRPTTKAVDAAVLLAKTLTPEPMRPGWVDALRMSRSVLPHRRLTDVDERLEHAAARPVIVPETIVCDHGKAYISRTFQSACRAMGINFQPTHKGSPWEKGVVERSFDSVGTLFAQYVAGYVGSSVERRGENADQGAVWSIIELQALLDEWIVASWQNRPHDGLRHPVTPDKALTPNEQYAALVEVAGYVPVPLSADDYIELLPVSWNAINKYGIRLNRRTYDCKALGPYRRQHSGVERKKGLWEVHYDPYDVTRVWVRNHHDGGWITVAWKHMRSMPAPFGELAWQHARTVLAQRGQDAATEAEIAEAAAALLDKAEQGPDMDPKESTRQRRVAGRTRATNKSAEPRPQEPPEEQIPEVSTTSDDDVDAADEPIAEVIPLPVFDARKEAEKWRF, from the coding sequence GTGACCGGCAGTACGGTTCGGTTGGCCGATGTGGTTGGTGAAACTTCGGTTGTGCCGTTGGCGGTTTTGCTGGCGGATCCGGGTTTCGCGTTGATGTCCCCGTCTCGACGAGGTGCTGCTCCCCTGCCGCCGGCGGGGCTGCTCGATGGTGTTCCCGAGGCGGTCGCGGAGGAAGCTCAGTGGTGGGAACGCCACATCGTCGAGGTCCTTACTGGACTTCCGCCTGAACATGAGCCGACGGTGAATGCGAGTGCGGAGTACGACCCCGCTCGGCGCTCGTTGCGGCAGCGTGAGCTGGCGAAGGTCGCCGAGCTTACAGCAGCTGGGCACAAGGTCAGTTTCAGCAAGGTCAAACGGTTGAGACTTGCCTATGAGAAGGAGGGGCTTTGGGGCCTGGTGGACCAACGAACCGCTCGGCCGAGTCGGCCGGCGGGGCGTGCGGACGAACGGGTTGTCGAGGCGATCCGGCGGGCCATTGCTGAAGAGGCCGATCGCTCCACCGGGACGGTTGTTCGGCTCAGGCGCAGGGTCGAGCAGATCCTGGTCGAAGTCCACGGCGACGGTGCTCCCCCATTGCCTGCTCATGCGACCTTTTACCGGCTGGTGAAACGGCTGTCGCAGGGCAAGCACACGTTCGGTTCGGCCAAGACCAGGCGGTCGCTGGCTAAACAGCCTGATCGCCTTTTTGGTTCGGTCATGGCGTATCGGCCGGGCGAATGGATGCAGATCGATTCGACGACGATTGATGTTCGGGTCGTTCTCGACAACGGTCTGGTTGACCGGGCTGAGCTGACGTGGATCGTGGATCTGGCCACGCGAACGATCTCCGCGGCCGTGTTGAGACCGACGACGAAGGCGGTCGACGCGGCCGTCTTGCTGGCGAAAACGCTGACTCCTGAACCGATGAGGCCGGGTTGGGTAGATGCGTTGCGTATGTCGCGTTCGGTTCTGCCGCATCGGCGTTTGACCGATGTGGATGAGAGGCTGGAGCATGCTGCGGCCCGGCCTGTGATCGTTCCTGAAACGATCGTGTGTGACCACGGGAAGGCCTATATCTCGCGGACGTTCCAGTCGGCTTGCCGGGCGATGGGCATCAACTTTCAGCCCACGCACAAGGGGTCGCCTTGGGAAAAGGGGGTTGTGGAACGCAGCTTCGACTCGGTGGGGACCCTGTTCGCGCAGTATGTCGCCGGGTATGTCGGGTCCAGCGTGGAACGACGCGGCGAGAACGCCGATCAGGGTGCGGTGTGGTCGATCATTGAGCTCCAGGCGTTGCTGGATGAATGGATTGTTGCCTCGTGGCAGAACAGGCCGCATGACGGTCTTCGGCACCCAGTCACGCCGGATAAGGCGCTGACCCCCAACGAGCAGTACGCCGCTTTGGTGGAGGTCGCGGGTTACGTTCCGGTGCCGTTGAGTGCTGATGATTACATCGAGCTCCTCCCGGTTTCGTGGAACGCGATCAACAAGTACGGGATCAGGCTCAACCGCCGCACCTATGACTGCAAGGCGCTCGGCCCGTACCGCCGTCAGCATTCTGGAGTCGAGCGGAAGAAGGGGCTGTGGGAGGTCCACTACGACCCTTACGACGTCACCCGCGTTTGGGTCCGTAACCACCACGACGGTGGATGGATCACCGTCGCCTGGAAGCATATGCGCAGCATGCCGGCGCCTTTCGGGGAACTGGCTTGGCAACACGCGCGAACGGTTCTGGCTCAGCGCGGCCAGGACGCGGCAACTGAAGCTGAGATCGCCGAAGCGGCGGCTGCTCTGCTGGATAAGGCCGAGCAAGGTCCGGATATGGACCCGAAGGAGAGCACGAGGCAGCGCCGGGTTGCCGGTCGTACCCGCGCCACCAACAAATCAGCTGAACCCCGGCCCCAGGAACCGCCGGAGGAGCAGATCCCTGAGGTCTCAACAACCAGTGACGACGATGTAGACGCAGCAGACGAGCCGATAGCGGAGGTTATTCCGTTGCCGGTGTTCGATGCCCGCAAGGAGGCCGAGAAGTGGCGGTTCTGA
- a CDS encoding TniB family NTP-binding protein — protein MAVLNEANQLEDRRQPTTTLEGWRRFVESDPPEFEILPDGDWKSLSENDRIAYDEARIAHHAELVVVTTSAIEEVTNEGRLLTLINQRENGARQGLIVSGGAATGKTTALKQLGRLHELRTRRRFPKSDRIPVVYVTAPPKGSPRKLAMEFARFLGLPVSARKNATDIADAVCQILIDARCDIVIVDELHNINMATSVGEDHSDHMKYFTEHLPATFVYAGIEVERSGIFTGVRGKQLAGRCSLINTAPFPYHDEWKQLVAGMETTLRLHRHEPGALVAQAKYLHQRTGGMIGSLARLVRASSTMAILNESEAVTRELLDTIRTDHAAESAVRRASSGR, from the coding sequence GTGGCGGTTCTGAACGAAGCCAACCAGTTGGAGGACCGTCGGCAACCGACCACGACCTTGGAAGGTTGGCGGCGGTTCGTGGAGTCTGATCCGCCCGAGTTCGAGATACTCCCGGACGGCGACTGGAAATCTCTTTCGGAGAATGATCGAATCGCCTACGACGAGGCTCGCATCGCTCACCATGCGGAACTCGTCGTCGTGACCACGTCGGCGATCGAAGAGGTCACCAACGAGGGCCGACTGCTCACGTTGATCAACCAGCGTGAAAACGGTGCCCGGCAGGGACTGATCGTCTCTGGTGGTGCGGCGACCGGTAAGACGACTGCACTCAAGCAGTTAGGTCGGCTCCATGAGCTTCGGACTCGCCGACGGTTTCCGAAGTCTGATCGGATCCCGGTGGTCTATGTGACAGCACCTCCCAAAGGGTCGCCGCGGAAGCTCGCGATGGAGTTCGCCCGTTTTCTTGGCCTGCCGGTGTCGGCCAGGAAGAACGCCACAGATATCGCCGATGCCGTCTGCCAGATCCTGATCGACGCTCGCTGCGACATCGTGATCGTCGACGAGCTGCACAACATCAATATGGCGACCAGCGTTGGCGAGGATCATTCCGACCACATGAAGTACTTCACCGAGCACCTCCCCGCTACCTTCGTCTATGCGGGCATCGAGGTCGAACGGTCGGGGATCTTCACCGGCGTTCGGGGAAAGCAGCTGGCGGGCCGGTGCAGCCTGATCAACACGGCTCCTTTCCCGTATCACGATGAGTGGAAGCAGCTGGTCGCTGGAATGGAGACCACTCTGCGCCTGCACCGCCACGAGCCTGGCGCTCTTGTCGCTCAAGCGAAGTACCTGCATCAGCGAACCGGAGGAATGATCGGGAGCTTGGCCCGCTTGGTCCGAGCGTCATCGACCATGGCCATCTTGAACGAAAGCGAAGCGGTCACGCGAGAACTACTGGACACGATCCGCACTGACCACGCTGCTGAATCCGCTGTACGTCGAGCAAGCAGCGGTCGATGA
- a CDS encoding TniQ family protein, whose amino-acid sequence MSVPAVRWPAPWLHPLPRRRPPVSDETVASYVARLAAANHLEVEDLRQHLAPEGSATSKSIRVSIESLAAATDSSETAIAHALPELHKGYQGHDKKTLKGRTLAGSPNVTRPACRRCMASKMISSPVAVWMRHDQNVCLRHGLWIGPGADAPNDQADLNDVPEIIEAQRRHNSLIRRYGRRAVHDAFHHARRIADMWRLRGEHGQARDRRHAALHGQPILQVSIALTQTIHYPEVVALTEIFTMPRWREATLPYEFTEELVDQVRAHVVPGYNPSGASDPILSWLHYQQPDLAAFGKQPFETFR is encoded by the coding sequence ATGAGCGTGCCTGCTGTTCGTTGGCCCGCGCCGTGGCTGCATCCATTGCCACGGAGACGACCACCCGTTTCGGATGAAACCGTCGCGTCCTACGTTGCGCGGCTGGCGGCGGCGAACCACCTGGAGGTTGAGGATCTCCGGCAACACCTTGCCCCGGAGGGATCGGCAACGAGCAAGTCGATCCGGGTGTCGATTGAGTCGCTGGCCGCAGCCACAGATTCCTCGGAAACCGCGATAGCCCACGCACTTCCCGAGCTACACAAGGGATATCAGGGACACGACAAGAAGACGCTCAAGGGACGGACCCTGGCGGGGAGCCCCAACGTGACCCGCCCAGCTTGCCGACGCTGCATGGCCAGCAAGATGATCAGCTCTCCCGTTGCGGTCTGGATGCGTCATGACCAGAACGTGTGTCTACGACACGGTCTGTGGATAGGCCCCGGCGCCGATGCACCCAACGACCAAGCCGACCTCAACGACGTACCAGAGATCATCGAGGCCCAGCGGCGCCACAACTCCCTGATCCGCCGCTACGGGCGTCGAGCTGTTCATGACGCTTTCCATCACGCACGTCGCATCGCCGATATGTGGCGTCTACGCGGCGAACACGGGCAGGCACGAGATCGCCGGCACGCCGCACTGCATGGCCAGCCAATCCTTCAGGTCTCGATCGCCCTTACGCAGACGATTCACTATCCCGAGGTCGTCGCCCTGACCGAGATCTTCACCATGCCTCGATGGCGCGAGGCCACCTTGCCCTACGAGTTCACCGAGGAGTTGGTCGATCAAGTGCGGGCCCACGTCGTTCCCGGATACAACCCGAGCGGCGCAAGCGATCCGATCCTTTCCTGGCTGCACTACCAACAGCCCGACCTCGCCGCCTTCGGCAAACAACCGTTCGAGACGTTCCGGTAA
- a CDS encoding GNAT family N-acetyltransferase: MTIPADSLESMHQLTVAWRAVVLDQNPHGDVRDLPGIAVRWADCQFPLWNCIALTDIAPDAALVAEHLSHAADIMRTKTFPGLVAVFEDLLTDDARATLGSAAERAGLHHAFSGTGMAADPLPAPQPEHPDLTFVRVRTEAQLCDYADLNSRAQGFPLEAGRDGLTGSTLWETRVHAYLGLRNGVPVTCAATTEAAGRLFVMLVATDPRWQRRGYGAAVTRKALHEGAKATGLTRATLHATPAGAPVYARMGFKPNSPIHFYGLRTERPGERPTT, from the coding sequence GTGACGATCCCGGCGGACTCCCTCGAATCGATGCACCAGCTCACCGTCGCCTGGCGAGCGGTGGTGCTCGACCAGAACCCGCACGGCGACGTCCGAGACCTCCCGGGCATCGCCGTGCGCTGGGCCGACTGCCAGTTCCCGCTCTGGAACTGCATCGCGCTCACCGACATCGCCCCAGACGCGGCGCTTGTCGCGGAACACCTGAGCCACGCCGCGGACATCATGCGCACCAAGACGTTCCCCGGCCTGGTCGCCGTTTTCGAAGATCTCCTCACCGACGACGCTCGCGCGACGCTGGGCTCCGCAGCCGAGCGGGCAGGTCTCCACCACGCCTTCTCCGGAACGGGCATGGCCGCAGACCCGCTGCCCGCGCCGCAGCCGGAACACCCCGACCTGACTTTCGTGCGGGTGCGCACCGAAGCCCAGTTGTGCGACTACGCCGACCTCAACTCGCGAGCCCAAGGTTTCCCTCTGGAAGCGGGTCGAGATGGCCTGACCGGCTCCACGTTGTGGGAGACCCGGGTGCACGCCTACTTGGGTCTGCGCAACGGTGTCCCGGTGACGTGTGCCGCGACGACGGAAGCCGCAGGCCGCCTCTTCGTCATGCTCGTCGCCACCGACCCGCGATGGCAGCGCAGAGGCTACGGCGCAGCGGTGACGCGAAAAGCGCTCCACGAAGGCGCGAAGGCCACCGGCCTGACCCGAGCAACGCTGCACGCAACACCCGCCGGAGCGCCGGTGTACGCGCGAATGGGCTTCAAACCGAACTCACCGATCCACTTCTACGGCCTGCGAACCGAAAGACCAGGGGAGAGGCCGACGACCTGA
- a CDS encoding TetR/AcrR family transcriptional regulator — MPRATIPDRANVILDQARAIVLEKGYQHTTIAEIARRAGVGKGAVYLDFPSKEALLDALLVRSARALTQAVRDRVDGSAQPVSLSAVYRFGLEALLGDELMLACYLADDGALGGYLREKGPQRYRPRMEWLSDYVAELSRAGMLRADLDPAVASLVMSVFAVGLANASATVGALSGEQLGRAVESMAGLVATGWEVGGDGDPVAAHRAHSRLLDLLADQIGEA, encoded by the coding sequence ATGCCCCGTGCGACCATTCCCGATCGCGCGAACGTGATCCTGGACCAGGCGCGGGCGATCGTGCTGGAGAAGGGCTACCAGCACACCACCATCGCCGAGATCGCCCGCCGCGCTGGAGTCGGCAAAGGGGCCGTCTACCTGGACTTCCCCTCCAAGGAGGCGTTGCTGGACGCGTTGCTCGTCCGCTCCGCGCGGGCTCTGACGCAGGCGGTGCGCGACCGGGTGGACGGCAGCGCGCAGCCGGTGTCGCTGTCGGCGGTCTACCGGTTCGGGCTGGAGGCGTTGCTGGGCGATGAGCTCATGCTCGCCTGCTACCTGGCCGATGACGGTGCGCTGGGCGGTTACCTGCGGGAGAAGGGGCCGCAGCGGTACCGGCCGCGGATGGAGTGGCTGTCCGACTACGTCGCCGAGCTGAGCCGGGCGGGGATGCTGCGCGCTGATCTGGATCCGGCGGTGGCCTCGCTGGTGATGTCGGTGTTCGCCGTGGGTTTGGCGAACGCTTCGGCGACGGTGGGGGCTCTGAGCGGTGAGCAGTTGGGCCGGGCGGTGGAGTCGATGGCCGGGCTGGTCGCCACCGGGTGGGAGGTGGGGGGTGACGGTGATCCGGTGGCCGCGCACCGGGCTCATTCGCGGTTGCTGGATCTGCTCGCCGACCAGATTGGAGAAGCATGA
- a CDS encoding alpha/beta fold hydrolase — protein sequence MTADFFAEYQDVDLAQGPLRVYQAGPVGAPCVVLLHGAMLDTAELTWRHLMPVLARDRRVVAVDLPRHGGSRPWEGVLDQARMERVVEELLDHLGVSRAVLVGLSMGGGIGIGYALARPERVAGLVAINPGGLDDKRPLQWLTWLLLQCSPLLRWSARWVASPSMLRRSMVRTFARRESTRDFEALMELIGAEARRRAEHGERALDDWQIAAFGPRRMRLNHLPELPRLRVPSLWVHGQEDTLVSRAVMRQAVESAPGAVLAEIGGAGHLAPLDQPDAVAEAVVSFLDGLD from the coding sequence ATGACCGCCGATTTTTTCGCTGAGTACCAGGACGTCGACCTGGCGCAGGGGCCGTTGCGGGTGTACCAGGCGGGGCCGGTGGGCGCGCCGTGCGTGGTGCTGCTGCACGGGGCGATGCTCGACACCGCGGAGCTGACCTGGCGGCACCTGATGCCGGTGCTGGCCCGTGACCGGCGGGTGGTGGCGGTGGATCTGCCGCGGCACGGCGGGTCGCGCCCGTGGGAGGGGGTGCTCGATCAGGCGCGGATGGAGCGGGTTGTCGAGGAGTTGCTGGATCACCTCGGTGTCTCCCGCGCTGTGCTGGTGGGTTTGTCGATGGGCGGTGGGATCGGCATCGGCTACGCCTTGGCGCGTCCGGAGCGGGTCGCCGGGCTCGTGGCGATCAACCCGGGCGGTTTGGACGACAAGCGGCCGCTGCAGTGGCTGACGTGGTTGTTGTTGCAGTGCTCTCCCCTGCTGCGCTGGTCGGCGCGGTGGGTGGCTTCGCCGTCGATGCTGCGGCGTTCGATGGTCCGGACGTTCGCCCGGCGTGAGAGCACGCGTGACTTCGAGGCGCTGATGGAGTTGATCGGGGCCGAGGCGCGGCGCCGGGCCGAGCACGGTGAACGCGCGCTGGACGACTGGCAGATCGCTGCGTTCGGGCCGCGGCGGATGCGGCTCAACCACCTCCCGGAGCTGCCGCGGCTGCGGGTTCCGTCGTTGTGGGTGCACGGGCAGGAAGACACCTTGGTGAGCCGGGCGGTGATGCGGCAAGCCGTGGAGTCGGCTCCTGGGGCGGTGCTGGCCGAAATCGGCGGTGCTGGGCACCTGGCGCCGCTGGATCAGCCGGATGCCGTCGCCGAGGCGGTCGTTTCCTTCCTGGACGGGCTCGACTGA
- a CDS encoding serine hydrolase domain-containing protein, producing MSTTFSGQDQSKPTTAGAATSDSGAAPGRDRPELRRAIEDLVESGFTGVSVRVRDERGEWVGSAGLAELGGTVAPPVDGHVRVGSSTKTFTAVLVLQLVGEGRVGLDSPVADHLPGFGLDRRVTVRMLLQHTSGLFNFTGEVYEDGTVVQAIPIPYGTTGREWLENRFRTYQPEELVREGLSRPVRFEPGTGWSYSNTNYVLARLLVEAVTGCPVGEEMRRRILDPLGLSGTVVPDSAEIPEPCARAYYRYEDAGEQRTVDVTRQNPSWVSSGGDMISTTRDLCTFFSALNRGELLPAELLAEMRAPRPTGLPDTGYGLGVFVGSGGTVISHNGASVGHSVLMCSSLDGGTTLSAALNYVDDGPLSIGPAFAEAQRRLVDEVFGGGRSQQAVEVGAG from the coding sequence ATGTCCACCACTTTTTCCGGTCAGGATCAGAGCAAGCCCACCACCGCGGGAGCGGCCACTTCGGACAGCGGGGCCGCTCCTGGGCGGGACCGGCCGGAGCTGCGGCGGGCGATCGAGGACCTCGTCGAGTCCGGGTTCACCGGGGTGTCGGTGCGGGTGCGCGATGAGCGGGGCGAATGGGTGGGCAGTGCCGGGCTGGCGGAGCTGGGCGGGACGGTGGCGCCGCCGGTCGACGGGCACGTCCGGGTCGGCAGCAGCACCAAGACCTTCACCGCTGTCCTGGTGCTGCAGCTGGTGGGTGAGGGCCGTGTCGGGCTGGACAGCCCGGTGGCCGATCACCTGCCCGGCTTCGGGCTGGACCGGCGGGTCACGGTGCGGATGCTGCTGCAGCACACCAGCGGGCTGTTCAACTTCACCGGCGAGGTCTACGAGGACGGGACGGTCGTGCAGGCGATCCCGATCCCCTACGGCACCACCGGCAGGGAGTGGCTGGAGAACCGGTTCCGCACCTACCAGCCGGAGGAGCTGGTGCGGGAGGGGTTGTCCCGGCCGGTGCGGTTCGAGCCCGGGACGGGCTGGAGCTACTCCAACACCAACTACGTGCTGGCCCGGCTGCTGGTCGAAGCGGTCACCGGCTGCCCGGTCGGTGAGGAGATGCGGCGGCGGATCCTGGATCCGCTGGGGCTGTCGGGCACGGTGGTGCCGGATTCGGCGGAGATCCCCGAGCCGTGCGCCCGCGCCTACTACCGGTACGAGGACGCCGGTGAGCAGCGGACGGTCGATGTCACCCGCCAGAACCCGTCGTGGGTCTCCAGCGGTGGTGACATGATCTCGACGACCCGCGACCTGTGCACGTTCTTCTCGGCGCTCAACAGGGGTGAGCTCCTGCCTGCTGAGCTGCTGGCCGAGATGCGGGCCCCGCGTCCGACGGGCCTCCCGGACACGGGTTACGGCTTGGGGGTGTTCGTGGGCAGCGGTGGCACAGTCATCTCGCACAACGGGGCCAGCGTGGGTCACTCGGTGCTGATGTGCAGTTCGCTCGACGGTGGCACGACGTTGTCCGCTGCGCTGAACTACGTGGACGATGGGCCTCTGTCCATCGGGCCGGCGTTCGCCGAGGCTCAGCGCAGGCTCGTCGACGAGGTGTTCGGCGGTGGCCGGTCGCAGCAGGCGGTCGAGGTCGGGGCAGGCTGA
- a CDS encoding MerR family transcriptional regulator encodes MSDGVTIGQAAAFVGVTVKTVRHYHKLGLVEEPERDGSGYRRYGSAELLRLVRVRTLAAAGVPLAEIGMLLDADAAVFAAALADVERQLTVRIEELAAQRDVLHRLVDGDRALLPDRAVALLERMPGLGLPPAEVAATREGWVLARALVPEGFDDYLGHVEHALDDPRFVALFKRGVEAMAWEPDDPRIDELVTSFVEHCLADPALLKIVTGLQARSETATRYRLVAHHGDDRGSAAGRLVSLVESKLRSAGVRVPGAG; translated from the coding sequence ATGAGCGACGGGGTCACGATCGGGCAGGCGGCGGCCTTCGTGGGTGTCACGGTGAAGACGGTGCGGCACTACCACAAGCTCGGTCTGGTCGAGGAGCCGGAGCGCGATGGCTCCGGTTACCGGCGGTACGGGTCGGCGGAGTTGTTGCGGCTGGTGCGGGTCCGGACGCTGGCTGCTGCTGGGGTGCCGCTGGCCGAGATCGGGATGCTGCTCGACGCCGATGCCGCGGTGTTCGCCGCGGCGCTGGCCGACGTCGAGCGGCAGCTGACCGTGCGGATCGAGGAGTTGGCCGCGCAGCGGGACGTGCTGCACCGGCTCGTCGATGGTGATCGGGCGCTGCTGCCCGATCGTGCGGTGGCGTTGCTGGAGCGGATGCCGGGGCTCGGCTTGCCGCCGGCGGAGGTGGCGGCGACCAGGGAGGGCTGGGTGCTGGCCAGGGCTCTGGTTCCGGAGGGTTTCGACGACTACCTCGGCCACGTCGAGCATGCGCTCGACGATCCGCGGTTCGTCGCCCTGTTCAAGCGCGGTGTCGAGGCCATGGCGTGGGAACCGGATGATCCGCGCATCGATGAGCTCGTCACCTCCTTCGTCGAGCACTGCCTCGCCGATCCCGCGCTGTTGAAGATCGTGACCGGGTTGCAGGCTCGTTCGGAGACCGCGACGCGGTACCGGTTGGTCGCCCACCACGGTGACGACCGCGGGTCGGCTGCGGGCAGGCTGGTCTCGCTCGTGGAGTCCAAGCTCCGCTCCGCCGGGGTTCGCGTGCCGGGTGCGGGTTAG
- a CDS encoding PaaI family thioesterase: MPFAEALGVHLTDATPQEVRAHLDWAPQHCTAGGVLHGGAVMTLADAAGAICAFLNLPESAGTATTESKTNFFRALRDGTLHAVSRPLHVGRTSITVQTELLDTAGRRIGHTTQTQAVLEARS, encoded by the coding sequence ATGCCCTTCGCCGAAGCCCTCGGCGTACACCTCACCGACGCCACGCCGCAAGAGGTCCGCGCCCACCTGGACTGGGCACCACAGCACTGCACCGCGGGAGGCGTGCTGCACGGGGGAGCGGTCATGACCCTGGCCGACGCCGCAGGCGCGATCTGCGCCTTCCTCAACCTTCCCGAAAGCGCGGGCACCGCCACCACCGAATCCAAGACCAACTTCTTCCGCGCTCTGCGCGACGGCACCCTGCACGCAGTGAGCCGCCCACTGCACGTGGGCCGCACCAGCATCACCGTGCAGACCGAACTGCTCGACACCGCAGGCCGCCGCATCGGCCACACCACCCAGACCCAAGCCGTCCTGGAAGCCCGCTCCTAA
- a CDS encoding 3-keto-5-aminohexanoate cleavage protein, with protein MLQVCLNGARSPREHFHLPVHPEELAKAAADAVAAGATDIHLHPKAPDGTDSLDPHLVAATLRAVRAAAPGIPVGITTGAWTAPDAAARVRAIRAWTVLPDHASVNWHEPGADDVAAALLERGIGVEAGIYSGTDADQQFRNSPHRLRVLRVLAEVTDRTARGAAATAEILLTRLRPAPAPILLHGEAAGAWPVLAAAARHGLATRIGLEDTLALPNGQIATDNAELVTAAITLLGEGTP; from the coding sequence ATGCTGCAGGTCTGCCTCAACGGCGCCCGGTCACCGCGCGAGCACTTCCACCTGCCCGTACACCCGGAAGAACTGGCCAAAGCCGCCGCCGACGCCGTGGCCGCCGGAGCCACCGACATCCACCTGCACCCCAAAGCCCCCGACGGCACCGACAGCCTCGACCCGCACCTGGTCGCCGCCACCCTGCGCGCGGTGCGAGCCGCCGCGCCCGGCATCCCCGTCGGCATCACCACCGGAGCCTGGACCGCACCCGACGCCGCCGCCCGCGTCCGCGCCATCCGGGCCTGGACCGTGCTGCCCGACCACGCCTCGGTCAACTGGCACGAACCCGGCGCCGACGACGTCGCCGCAGCCCTGCTCGAGCGCGGCATCGGCGTCGAAGCCGGGATCTACTCCGGCACCGACGCCGACCAGCAGTTCCGCAACTCACCGCACCGCCTGCGCGTGCTGCGCGTGCTCGCCGAGGTCACCGACCGCACCGCCCGCGGCGCGGCGGCCACCGCCGAAATTCTGCTGACCCGGCTGCGCCCGGCACCCGCCCCGATCCTGCTGCACGGCGAAGCCGCCGGAGCCTGGCCGGTGCTGGCCGCAGCCGCCCGCCACGGCCTGGCCACCCGCATCGGCCTGGAAGACACCCTCGCGCTGCCGAACGGCCAGATCGCCACCGACAACGCCGAACTCGTCACCGCGGCCATCACCCTGCTCGGCGAAGGAACACCGTGA